In Engraulis encrasicolus isolate BLACKSEA-1 chromosome 24, IST_EnEncr_1.0, whole genome shotgun sequence, a single genomic region encodes these proteins:
- the LOC134441677 gene encoding uncharacterized protein LOC134441677, translated as MAVPWLVDCPNPPKSQDTVRPPPRKRVALEIETTDSEILDSTDVLASVSNDNTVEKLKRKIGCYKSKLSRLKKKTPSISKQTLKREISKVLPKQAAQFVNEQIDNAKKKPRAIRWSNFMKSWALQVKGTGPKAYRTMRRIFKLPTARTLSNILQRVDIGPGWHEPVLYALKHQVQHMEERDRHVAITFDEITLKCSLNYNISKDEVEGYDEGGRPANHAGVFMIRSLTGKWKQPIGYFLSSGTMKHGVLKTKIMEAVEKVLDTGFTPMVLVMDQGSNNLAACRNLGITEEKPYFFVKSQKIHFLFDPPHLMKNIRNNLRKYGFYIGDKLAEWGDITEMFKIDSQRQHRMAPKLTQRHLSLTAFSTMSVPLATQVLSHSVAAALLTMADMGKLREGAKTNDGRFL; from the exons atggccgtaccctggctagtagactgtcccaacccccctaaatctcaagacacagttcgtccaccaccccgaaaacgggtcgcacttgaaattgagacaacagactcagagatcctggata gcactgatgtactggccagtgtcagcaatgacaacacagtggaaaaactgaaaagaaaaattggctgctacaaatcaaagctgtcaaggctaaagaaaaagacaccatctatcagcaaacaaacattaaagagggaaatttccaaagtattgccaaaacaagccgcacaatttgtcaacgagcaaattgataatgccaaaaaaaaaccaagggccattcggtggagcaacttcatgaaaagttgggcgttacaggttaagggtacagggccaaaagcctaccgaaccatgaggagaattttcaagctccctacagccaggaccctttcaaatatcttgcagagagtagacatcgggccgggatggcatgaacctgtgctgtatgcacttaaacatcaagtgcagcatatggaagagcgagataggcacgttgccatcacatttgatgaaattacattgaaatgtagcctaaattataacatctcgaaagatgaagtagaagggtatgacgaagggggaagaccagccaaccatgcaggggttttcatgatccgtagtctaactgggaaatggaaacaacccatagggtacttcttgtcatctgggaccatgaagcatggggtcttaaaaaccaaaatcatggaggcggtggaaaaggtgcttgacactggcttcactcccatggtgctggtaatggaccaaggcagcaacaacctggcagcctgtagaaacctgggtataacagaagaaaaaccgtacttctttgtcaaaagccagaagattcattttttattcgaccccccccatttaatgaaaaacatcagaaacaatttgcgaaaatatggattttacataggggacaaattggcagaatggggagacatcactgaaatgtttaaaattgattcacaaagacaacaccgaatggcacccaagttaacccaacggcatctgtccctcactgccttttcaacaatgagtgtgcctctcgccactcag gttCTTAGTCATTCTGTTGCGGCTGCACTGCTCACCATGGCAGACATGGGGAAGCTAAGAGAGGGGGCAAAAACAAACGACGGCAGATTTTTGTAG